A segment of the Pseudoalteromonas sp. DL-6 genome:
CGAGAAACCAGTAACAGGCTATGTAACCACTTCAACGCTTATCACTGTCTCTGATACTCTTTTAACTAAGTCAGGTGGTTATTTATCAAATGATGTGCTGCCACCGAGCGTAATAATGGACAACATGCCAGCTTGGGAGTATGGCGCGTTGGAAATGGTGCGTGATTTAGCGTTATCAATGCGAAAAGATTTTAGTCGTTCACAGTCACAATCAACTGAGCACGAAGCGCTTAAAAAAGCACAACCACAATTTAATATCAGCTCTGAAGCATGGGCATGGCCGAGTGCTGAGGGCGAATATCAAAAGGGCATTGATTACTTATTAGTATACCGCTCTCAAATTGCGAATCAGCATGAGCGCGATAGCCAATTTTACTCACGTGCAGATAATTTACGCAGTTGGTTAAAAGAAGCAGAAAAACGCTTAGGTAGCCTAAGCCAACGTTTGAGTGCGAGTGTAGGTCAAGATAAGGTAAATACCGATTTAGCCGGCAACTCTTCAAATACTCAAGCCACTTATACGCCATTGCAACAACAAGTAAAAACATCGTGGTGGGAAATTGATGATGTATTTTATGAGTCACGCGGTGCTACTTGGGCTTTACTGCATTTTTTACAAGCGGTTGAATATGATTTTGCCGAAGTACTTGATAAAAAGAACGCTCGTGTTAGTTTACAACAAATTATACGCGAGCTTGAAGCGACCCAAGAAACCGTTTGGAGCCCAATGATTTTAAACGGCAACGGGTTCGGTTATGTCGCCAACCATTCACTCGTTATGGCAAATTATATCTCTAGAGCCAATGCGGCACTGATTGAACTTAGCGAATTATTAGCGCAAGGATAAAAAATGAAAAAGTATTGTATAGCAGCAGCCTTATCAATGGCATGTTTAGCACCTGTAGCACAAGCCGACACTGTATTGGGTTTGTATGTAGGGGTTGATGGTTGGAAAGCCGATAATGACGGTAGCTTTTCTGATAATAATAACGCCCTACAAAACTTCAATTTTGAAGATGAGACTTTTGTTAGCTATTACGCCGCACTTGAACATCCGGTTCCATTAGTGCCAAACTTAAAGCTAAAATACACTGAGCTTGAACTAACCGGTGCAACGCGACTGGAAGATACATTTAGCTTTAATGGCTCTGATTATATTGTTGGCACTGATGTTAATTCAGTTACTGACTTATCGCACATTGATTATATTCTTTACTACGAGATTTTTGATAACGATTTAATCTCGATTGATTTAGGTATTAATGCTAAGCAGTTTGATGGTGAGCTTGTGGTAACAGGTACATCACAACAAGGTGGCGCTAACTTCACTGAAATTGAAGAGTTCTCAGGTGTGGTGCCTTTAGCATACGGCCGTTTTGAAGCGGGTTTACCGTTTAGTGGTTTAAGTGTTTTTGCTGAGGGTAGCTTTTTAGCCATTGACGATAGCAAAGTACAAGATTACCAAATGGGTATTGCTTGGGAGTTGATTGATAACCTAGCCGTTGATGTTGCGGTTAAAGCGGGCTACCGCTCTATGGTTTTAGAACTTGATGATGTAGATGACATTAATACTAATATTGATGCTTCAGGCCCATTTGCGGGCATACAAGTTCATTTTTAAGCACCGATTTTTCTAAAAGCCACCTTGTGTGGCTTTTTTAGTTATTTTGAAGCGTGCCATACTAATTCAAACTCCCCCTCAAATGCTGCACCAATTAACTGTTTGTACACTTTATTAATTGGGTAATTCATCAGTCTAAACAGTTCATCACCGGTTTGGGTAAACTTATAATAGCTCAGTACTAAGTCGTTACTTTTTGCTTTTAAAGTTAGTTTTTGAGTCAAAAAGGAGAGAGTTATCTCTTGTCCTGCTTTTAATGCAGCGGATTCAATCTCTTTACGGTATAACAAATTTAAATCCATTAAGGTTAATACATCAGGAAAGCTCACACCGCTTTTACCTATGCTTAATGACACTTTATTACCCTTACCTAATAAATCAAATAACGAGGGTTTTTTGTAATAGCCTAAAAATATTAGGTGACTACTGTCTTTTTCGTTATACCCTGAAATAGACACACACTTTCTTAATGAATCAGCTTCGCGCTGGGTCATGTGTTTGAGAGTTTGTAAGCTTTTTATAGAAAAGGTACCTGGGCTAATGGTTTCGCCAGTAAAAATTTTTGCCCATAATGTTTGCATAGATTGGTTTGAGGTATCTTCACATAAGGCAATAAAGTGCTCCACCCAATCGGCGTCAGGTTGTTTAGCGCAGGCTACATCAGGACAAAATTCCATTGCTAAGGCTAAAATAGTCTCGATATTTTGTTGTTGTTTTATTAGCAGTAGATCTTGTCTTTTTTGTGCTCGAGCTAACACTGAATGCTCGCTATTAATACGATAAAGAGACTTTGCTTTACCCTGTGTATTATAGGTTTTTTCATCAGCTGCAGGTGTATTACTCACTTTTGTGACCGAGTAACCTAACAGTGACTCAATAATATTGGCAAGTTTAATTCTGGCTTGTGCGGTTTTGACTGTCATGACTTTCCATTATTGCTTGTGCATCACTGAGCTGGGCTACCGTCTTTAGGTTATTTAGCCCAAGAGTGACTATATTGCTTAATATATTTTCAGCAAATATAGCAACATAGCCAGAAATGAGTGGCACCGTTGCTTGCCCTTCAATATGCCACGTGACGGTTTTTGTATGCGGGCTAAATAATAATCGGCTAGTAATAATATGTTCTTGATTAAATAACACACTAAATACAATTTCATTGGCGCTCAATGATGATATTGTCATTTCGCCATTGCCCCACTTACCTTGCCAAGACTGATAGGCGCCTGCCCCAGAACTTGGTTCACCAATACTAAATTCAATGTTGGGATCTATTTGCTGCCACGGCGACCATTTGTACCACTGAGTAAAATCTTCCACTAATGACTTTATAACAGGAGGGCGGGCATTTATTTTAATGCTTTTTTGCACGTGATAGTTTTGTGGTAAAAGTAATCCCACAACAACAAACGCCAACAGTAAGATGGCTGAAAACTGCATTAATTGTTTAAGTAGTTTAATAGGTATGCCTCATTGGTTTTAATATTACAGCGTCTATGAATTATTAATAATCACAGCTTATTTAATAGTTTAGCCTAGAGTCGATCATTTTTATCTAGTTTATCTACTTTAAATAAATCTAAAAGCAGACATTAGCAGTAATCAGCTTAGATGATTTGTCTGTTTTAGTAATGCGATAAAGGTAAACAATTTTTAATCAGTGCTTTCATTTTGTGCTATATCAACGTGGATGTCGATAGGGTATAATTCGCGCCTTTTGTTATTGAACGGCTAATTTTATGAGCACATTAAAAGCTGATCGCGGCTTATTCTCATACCCTAAGTATTGGGCTGAGTGTTATGGCACAGCCCCATTTTTACCAACAACACGCGAAGAAATGGACGCGCTTGGCTGGGATAGCTGCGATATTATTATTATTAGCGGTGATGCTTATGTAGACCATCCTAGTTTTGGGATGGCCGTAATTGGCCGTGTGCTTGAAGCACAGGGGTTTAGAGTGGGCATTATTGCTCAGCCTGATTGGAACTCGAAAGATGCCTTTATGGCATTGGGTAAGCCTAACTTATTTTTTGGTATTACAGCCGGTAACATGGATTCGATGATCAATCGTTACACCGCTGAAAAACGAATGCGTCACGATGATGCTTATACCCCGGGAAATGTAGGTGGTAAACGCCCCGATCGCGCCGTGATCATATACTCACAACGTTGTCGTGAAGCCTATAAAGATGTGCCGCTCGTGTTAGGTGGCATTGAAGCCAGCTTGCGTCGTATTGCTCATTACGACTATTGGCAAGAAAAAGTACGTCGTAGCGTATTATTTGACGCTAAAGGCGATATTTTAATTTATGGTAATGCCGAACGCCCGTTAGTTGAAGTAGCGCATCGTATCGCTGCGGGTGAAACCATGGATACCATACAAGATGTGAGAGGCACGGCGGTTATTCGTAAAGAGCCTTTACCCGGTTGGCGTGGCAGTGATTCAACAGCCATTGATAAAATTGGTAAAATAGACCCTATTCCTAATCCTTATGGTGCGGATGATGTTGGTTGTGCTAAATCAGAATTTAAGCAAGCGGGTATTGATTTAAAAGCCGAAGCTGCAAAACCAATTACCATTCAGCCTGCGCGCCCTAAGCCATGGGAAAAAACTTACGTTAAGTTACCCGCTTTTGAGCAGGTCAGTGTTAATAAACCATTGTATGCTCATGCATCGCGTATTTTGCACCAAGAAACCAACCCTGGTTGTGCAAGAGCGTTGTTTCAGCGTCATGGCGATCGCTCTATCTGGGTGAACCCGCCAGCTTATCCACTTGAAACCCAAGAAATGGATGATGTTTTTGGTTTACCGTATCAGCGTATTCCGCACCCAAGTTATGGCGATAATAAAATTCCTGCTTACGATATGATTAAAACGTCGGTAAATATAATGCGCGGTTGTTTTGGCGGCTGTTCGTTTTGTTCTATTACCGAGCATGAAGGGCGAATAATTCAAAGCCGATCTCAAGAATCAATTATTGAAGAGATTGAGCAAATTAGAGATAAAGTGCTAGGCTTTACTGGGGTTATTTCTGATTTAGGCGGACCAACCGCAAATATGTACAAACTGCGTTGTACCAGTAAAAAAGCAGAGAGTACCTGTCGCCGCTTGTCGTGTGTGTATCCTGATATTTGTAAGCATATGGATACTGATCATACCCCGACTATCGATTTATATAAAAAGGCGCGTGAGGTTAAAGGGATCAAAAAGATCTTAATTGCTTCAGGTGTGCGTTATGACCTTGCCGTACGTGATCCTCGTTACGTTAAAGAGTTAGTAACTCATCATGTTGGTGGGTATTTAAAAATTGCACCAGAGCACACTGAAGATGGCCCATTATCTAAGATGATGAAGCCGGGTATGGGTGCTTACGATGAATTTAAAGCGCTATTTGATAAGTACTCTAAAGAAGCGGGTAAAAAGCAGTATTTAATTCCATACTTTATTTCTGCTCACCCAGGGACTAAAGACGAAGACATGGTTAATATGGCTTTGTGGCTGAAATCGAATGACTTTAAGCTTGATCAAGTGCAAAACTTTTATCCGTCACCGATGGCTAATGCGACCACCATTTATCATACTGAAATGAACTCGCTACGCAATATTAAAAATAATACTGAGCAAGTTGCGGTGCCAAAGGGCGCGCGCCAGCGTCGTTTGCATAAAGCGATTTTGCGTTACCATGATCCTGCCGGTTGGCCAATGATCCGTGAAGCCCTGCGTAATATGGGCAAAGCTAAACTCATTGGTAAAGGTCCAAATTGTTTAGTGCCAGAAGAAGGCAGAGATGAAAGGCAAAGCAAAGGCGGTAAAGGCAATAAGGGCGGTCGTCCTGCGCTTACTCGTCATACTGGCTTTAGTCAGTTTAAAAAAGCCAACACTAAACCTAAGGTAGGCGGTAATCGCCAGCGCGCTAAGTAGCCTTAACTTATGTAAAGTAATTATCGGCTTAAACAAAAAACACCGCGTATTGACGCGGTGTTTTTGTTTATAAAAAGATTGAAGCCTAAATCAATAACCAAGTTGCAGTGCCTAAAAAGGCAAATATACCAACAATATCAGTTACTGTGGTTAGTACCACACTGCCTGCAAGTGCTGGATCTATTTTCATTTTTTTAAGCAATAGTGGGATACTAGCACCCGCAATACCTGCTGCAACTAAATTCATAAACATAGCAAACGCTAAAACACCACCGAGTTTGAAATCCCATTGCCAAAGCGCAACGACACCGGCAATTAGGATAGACCAAACCATACCGTTTATCGCGCCGATAGCGAGTTCTTTTAATAATAAAAAACGTTGGTTAGTTTGGTTAATATGACCTACCGCAATACCGCGAATAACCAAAGTTAAAGTTTGGCTGCCTGCAACCCCACCCATTGACGGGACAATGCCATTGAGCACAGCAAGAATTGGTAATATAGCTAAGGTGTTTTCAAAAAAGCTCGCCACAATTGCAGCCAGCAATGCAGTTAGTAAGTTTACACCTAGCCAAATTGAGCGCTTTTTAGAGCTTTTTAAGACCGGCGCAAAGGTATCTTCTTCATCATCAAGACCCGCTAAGCTTAATAAGCTATGCTCTGCATCTTCACGGATAACATCAACGATATCATCAATAGTAATACGACCAAGCAAATGCGCGTTGTCATCGACAACTGGTGCCGATATCCAGTTATGCCGTTCAAATAGTTGCGCTACTTCGCTTTCATCCATTGAAATAGGAATAGATTCACACTCTTCATCCATTAAATCCTGAACAATTTTCTCTGGAGGATTAGTTAATAAAGTGCTTAGCGATAAGGCGCCTAAAAAACAGTTATGTTTATCTACAACGTATAAGTCATCGGTGCCTTCTGGTAGCTCACCGCGTAAGCGAATATAACGTAGTACAACATCTAGAGTTACATCTGGGCGAATAGTTACGGTATCGATATTCATCAAGGCGCCAGCAGAGCGCTCCTGATAGGATAGAGCTTGTGTTGCACGTTCTCTATCTTGAATATCCATAGCGCTGACAACGTCTTTATAAACGGTGTCAGGCAGGCTACGTAGTACTTCCCCTAAATCATCATGGCCCATGTCTTCTGTTGCAGCCGCAATGTGCTCAGGTGCCATTTGCGCAATAATACCCAAACGTACGTCTTCAGAGAGCTCTTCAAGTACATCGCCCTGTACATCAGGATCAACCAGTTGCCAGAGCATGCGACGAATTTTATGGGGAGATGATTCTAAAAGAAGTGCGGTATCACAAGGTGCCGTTTTTGCTAGCATGCGCCTAACTTGAACAAATTGACCACTATTTAGTGACTTAGTCACCTGTTTTAGTTGTTGTAGTGGAATATCTTGTTCTAAAGCTTCAGGCATTGGCGTCCTTAATTAAATTTTATTACATAGTGGAAGGGTTATGAATGCTATTCAATTTTAGTTTATCTTACTTTATATGAGCAAACTACCTCAACCACTATTAACCTTAGCTTAGGATGATGATTTAATGATGAACTATTTTATTCTTGCTCATTAAATCGTTGGTCAATGAGCTCACCAATTGCATTAAGTGCAGGTTCTGCGTCAGGGCCTTCACATACTACCTTCACTTCTTTGCCTTGACTGCTCTCTAGTAACATAAGTGCTAATACACTATCGCCAGCGGCTTGTTTATCGTCTTGAAATAAAGTGATTGAGGCATCAAATTGCACAGAAAGCTGTGCCAGTACTGTTGCCGCTCTGGCATGCAGGCCTAATTTGTTTTTTATTAAAAATGTGTTTTCTAACCGCATTACTATTCTCTTTGATGTTATTCTTGTTCTCTGTGACGAATTTTTACATTAGGATGACTCATTGCAAAACTTTCACCTATAGTTTGCGCTAAGTAAACAGAACGGTGTTGCCCACCAGTACAACCAATGGCTATGGTCAAATAGCTGCGGTTATTTCTTTCTAAATGCGGCAACCATGTTTGTACAAAGGTTTGAATTTGCCATGTAAATTTTTGTACTATGCTGTGGCTGGCTAGGTAGTCTTTTACCGGTTGATCTAGCCCTGTGAGTGGCTTAAGTTCAGGCTCCCAATGCGGGTTTGGTAAAAATCGGGCATCGAATACGTAATCTGCTTCTTTGGGTATACCGTGCTTAAAA
Coding sequences within it:
- a CDS encoding DUF2333 family protein, with amino-acid sequence MSQHKGKIITALVLLFVVFYAIAVYWSIEPARFDVVQNAKQQAQLRNEKPVTGYVTTSTLITVSDTLLTKSGGYLSNDVLPPSVIMDNMPAWEYGALEMVRDLALSMRKDFSRSQSQSTEHEALKKAQPQFNISSEAWAWPSAEGEYQKGIDYLLVYRSQIANQHERDSQFYSRADNLRSWLKEAEKRLGSLSQRLSASVGQDKVNTDLAGNSSNTQATYTPLQQQVKTSWWEIDDVFYESRGATWALLHFLQAVEYDFAEVLDKKNARVSLQQIIRELEATQETVWSPMILNGNGFGYVANHSLVMANYISRANAALIELSELLAQG
- a CDS encoding TIGR04219 family outer membrane beta-barrel protein, with protein sequence MKKYCIAAALSMACLAPVAQADTVLGLYVGVDGWKADNDGSFSDNNNALQNFNFEDETFVSYYAALEHPVPLVPNLKLKYTELELTGATRLEDTFSFNGSDYIVGTDVNSVTDLSHIDYILYYEIFDNDLISIDLGINAKQFDGELVVTGTSQQGGANFTEIEEFSGVVPLAYGRFEAGLPFSGLSVFAEGSFLAIDDSKVQDYQMGIAWELIDNLAVDVAVKAGYRSMVLELDDVDDINTNIDASGPFAGIQVHF
- a CDS encoding TIGR03899 family protein — its product is MTVKTAQARIKLANIIESLLGYSVTKVSNTPAADEKTYNTQGKAKSLYRINSEHSVLARAQKRQDLLLIKQQQNIETILALAMEFCPDVACAKQPDADWVEHFIALCEDTSNQSMQTLWAKIFTGETISPGTFSIKSLQTLKHMTQREADSLRKCVSISGYNEKDSSHLIFLGYYKKPSLFDLLGKGNKVSLSIGKSGVSFPDVLTLMDLNLLYRKEIESAALKAGQEITLSFLTQKLTLKAKSNDLVLSYYKFTQTGDELFRLMNYPINKVYKQLIGAAFEGEFELVWHASK
- a CDS encoding SRPBCC family protein encodes the protein MQFSAILLLAFVVVGLLLPQNYHVQKSIKINARPPVIKSLVEDFTQWYKWSPWQQIDPNIEFSIGEPSSGAGAYQSWQGKWGNGEMTISSLSANEIVFSVLFNQEHIITSRLLFSPHTKTVTWHIEGQATVPLISGYVAIFAENILSNIVTLGLNNLKTVAQLSDAQAIMESHDSQNRTSQN
- a CDS encoding YgiQ family radical SAM protein produces the protein MSTLKADRGLFSYPKYWAECYGTAPFLPTTREEMDALGWDSCDIIIISGDAYVDHPSFGMAVIGRVLEAQGFRVGIIAQPDWNSKDAFMALGKPNLFFGITAGNMDSMINRYTAEKRMRHDDAYTPGNVGGKRPDRAVIIYSQRCREAYKDVPLVLGGIEASLRRIAHYDYWQEKVRRSVLFDAKGDILIYGNAERPLVEVAHRIAAGETMDTIQDVRGTAVIRKEPLPGWRGSDSTAIDKIGKIDPIPNPYGADDVGCAKSEFKQAGIDLKAEAAKPITIQPARPKPWEKTYVKLPAFEQVSVNKPLYAHASRILHQETNPGCARALFQRHGDRSIWVNPPAYPLETQEMDDVFGLPYQRIPHPSYGDNKIPAYDMIKTSVNIMRGCFGGCSFCSITEHEGRIIQSRSQESIIEEIEQIRDKVLGFTGVISDLGGPTANMYKLRCTSKKAESTCRRLSCVYPDICKHMDTDHTPTIDLYKKAREVKGIKKILIASGVRYDLAVRDPRYVKELVTHHVGGYLKIAPEHTEDGPLSKMMKPGMGAYDEFKALFDKYSKEAGKKQYLIPYFISAHPGTKDEDMVNMALWLKSNDFKLDQVQNFYPSPMANATTIYHTEMNSLRNIKNNTEQVAVPKGARQRRLHKAILRYHDPAGWPMIREALRNMGKAKLIGKGPNCLVPEEGRDERQSKGGKGNKGGRPALTRHTGFSQFKKANTKPKVGGNRQRAK
- the mgtE gene encoding magnesium transporter; this translates as MPEALEQDIPLQQLKQVTKSLNSGQFVQVRRMLAKTAPCDTALLLESSPHKIRRMLWQLVDPDVQGDVLEELSEDVRLGIIAQMAPEHIAAATEDMGHDDLGEVLRSLPDTVYKDVVSAMDIQDRERATQALSYQERSAGALMNIDTVTIRPDVTLDVVLRYIRLRGELPEGTDDLYVVDKHNCFLGALSLSTLLTNPPEKIVQDLMDEECESIPISMDESEVAQLFERHNWISAPVVDDNAHLLGRITIDDIVDVIREDAEHSLLSLAGLDDEEDTFAPVLKSSKKRSIWLGVNLLTALLAAIVASFFENTLAILPILAVLNGIVPSMGGVAGSQTLTLVIRGIAVGHINQTNQRFLLLKELAIGAINGMVWSILIAGVVALWQWDFKLGGVLAFAMFMNLVAAGIAGASIPLLLKKMKIDPALAGSVVLTTVTDIVGIFAFLGTATWLLI
- a CDS encoding HPr family phosphocarrier protein codes for the protein MRLENTFLIKNKLGLHARAATVLAQLSVQFDASITLFQDDKQAAGDSVLALMLLESSQGKEVKVVCEGPDAEPALNAIGELIDQRFNEQE